The Myotis daubentonii chromosome 9, mMyoDau2.1, whole genome shotgun sequence genome has a segment encoding these proteins:
- the JRKL gene encoding jerky protein homolog-like, translating into MSGKRKRVVLTIKDKLDIIKKLEDGGSSKQLAVIYGIGETTVRDIRKNKEKIITYASSSDSTSLLAKRKSMKPSMYEELDRAMLEWFNQQRAKGNPVSGPICAKRAEFFFYALGMDGDFNPSAGWLTRFKQRHSIREINIRNERLNGDEAAVEDFCHNFRDFIERENLQPEQIYNADETGLFWKCLPPRTAVIKGKCTVFGHKAVEERVTIMCCANATGLHKLKLCVVGKARKPCSFKSADTSNLPVSYFSQKGAWMDLSIFRQWFDKIFVPQVREHLRSRGLQEKAVLLLNNSPTHPNENVLRSDDGQIFAKYLPPNVASLIQPSDQGVIATMKTNYRAGLLQSNLEEGNDLKSFWKKLTLLDALYEVAMAWNLVKPVTISRAWKKILPSIEEKEGLDFDEEDISLATVATILQHTKGLENVTTENIEKWLEVDSTEPGYEVLTDSEIIRRAQGQTEESSENEEEAIELIPEKHINHAAALQWTESLLDYLEQQGDIILPDKLVIRKLRATIRNKQKMTNSSQ; encoded by the coding sequence ATGTCCGGGAAGCGCAAGCGGGTGGTGCTGACCATTAAAGATAAGCTTGACATCATCAAGAAACTCGAGGACGGGGGCTCTTCCAAGCAGCTGGCGGTGATTTATGGGATCGGGGAGACGACCGTGAGGGATATAAGGAAAAACAAGGAGAAGATCATCACGTACGCGAGCAGCTCCGACTCCACCAGTCTCCTGGCCAAGAGGAAATCGATGAAGCCCTCCATGTACGAGGAGCTGGACCGAGCGATGCTGGAGTGGTTCAACCAGCAAAGGGCAAAAGGGAATCCGGTGTCCGGGCCCATCTGTGCAAAGAGGGCCGAGTTCTTCTTCTACGCCTTGGGGATGGATGGCGATTTTAACCCCTCCGCCGGCTGGCTGACTCGGTTTAAGCAGCGGCACAGCATTCGGGAGATTAACATTAGAAACGAAAGGTTAAACGGAGACGAGGCCGCCGTGGAAGACTTTTGTCACAACTTTCGAGACTTCATTGAACGAGAGAATCTGCAGCCTGAGCAGATCTACAACGCGGACGAAACGGGACTCTTTTGGAAATGCCTGCCACCCAGGACTGCAGTCATCAAAGGTAAATGCACTGTTTTTGGGCACAAGGCAGTGGAAGAAAGAGTCACCATCATGTGTTGTGCCAATGCAACGGGTTTACACAAACTTAAACTGTGTGTTGTGGGGAAAGCAAGGAAACCTTGCTCCTTCAAGTCAGCCGACACCTCCAACCTGCCAGTCTCGTATTTCAGCCAGAAAGGTGCCTGGATGGATCTTTCCATTTTCCGACAGTGGTTTGACAAGATCTTTGTGCCACAGGTTCGAGAGCACTTACGCTCCAGGGGCCTACAGGAGAAGGCCGTGCTCTTGTTGAATAATTCACCCACACATCCAAATGAAAATGTCCTCCGGTCGGATGATGGccaaatatttgctaaatatttGCCACCTAATGTGGCCTCATTGATTCAGCCCTCGGACCAGGGCGTCATAGCAACAATGAAGACAAACTATCGTGCAGGTCTTCTCCAGAGCAACTTGGAAGAAGGTAATGACCTGAAATCATTCTGGAAAAAGCTAACTCTGCTGGATGCGCTGTATGAAGTAGCCATGGCTTGGAATTTAGTAAAGCCAGTTACCATTAGCAGAGCATGGAAGAAGATTCTCCCTTCCATAGAGGAGAAAGAAGGCTTGGACTTTGATGAAGAAGATATTTCCCTGGCTACCGTGGCCACCATTTTACAACACACCAAAGGATTGGAAAATGTGACTactgaaaacattgaaaaatggCTTGAAGTGGACAGTACTGAACCAGGTTATGAAGTATTAACTGACAGTGAAATCATCAGAAGAGCCCAAGGCCAGACAGAGGAATCCAGTGAAAATGAGGAGGAGGCCATAGAGCTAATTCCAGAGAAACATATCAATCATGCCGCTGCTCTCCAATGGACTGAAAGTTTATTGGATTACCTAGAACAACAGGGTGATATAATTCTGCCCGATAAACTGGTGATACGTAAACTTCGAGCCACCATCAGAAATAAACAGAAGATGACCAACTCAAGCCaataa